The DNA sequence GAAGAACAAAAGGTCATCACGGCCTTTTTGCCCCTCGGCGGTACGGAGATCGAGCTGTTGGAGCCCACTTCGCCCGACAGCCCCATCTCAAAGTTCATAGAAAACAGAGGCGAAGGCATACATCACCTAGCCCTGCGAGTGGAGGACATAGAGACGGCTTTGAAGGAACTGAAGGACAAGGGCCTTCGTCTCATAGACGAGAAGCCTCGTTGCGGGGCTGGTGGCGCAAGGATCGCCTTCGTTCACCCCAAGGCCACGGGCGGCATTTTGCTCGAGATATCCCAGCGTTAGATCTATAAGGAGGGCACAGCGATGGCCGAAAAGACGATAGACCAGCTTTGCGAGGAACTCATGGCTAGAAAGGAAAGGGTGCTTTACCCCGAGGGCAAGGAAGCCGTCGAAAGGCAGCATAAACGGGGCAAACTGACTGCCAGGGAAAGGATAGACAAATTGCTCGACCCCGGCTCATTCGTGGAATTCGACGAGCATGTGGAACATCGCTGCTCGCTTTTTGGGATGGAAGGCCGAAAGATCCCCGGAGACGGGGTCGTTACGGGGTACGGCACCATTGAGGGCCGCCCCGTTTACGTCTTCAGCCAGGACTTCATGGTCATGGGCGGCTCACTTGGCGAGATGCACGCCAAGAAGATCTGCAAGGTCCTGGATATGGCCCTGCTTAACGGAGCGCCGGTGATCGGTATAAACGACTCGGGCGGCGCGCGAATCCAGGAGGGAGTCGATTCCCTCTCTGGTTACGGAAACATCTTCTTCAGGAACGTAAAGGCTAGCGGCATAATACCTCAGATATCCATAATTGCCGGACCCAGCGCCGGCGGTGCCGTTTATAGCCCTGCCTTGATGGATTTCATCTTCATGGTCGATAAAATTGGCATCATGCACATCACGGGGCCTGCCGTCATAAAGGCCGTGACGGGCGAAGACGTCACCAGCGAAGAGATAGGCGGTGCCATGACGCATAACCAAAAATCAGGGGTTGCCCACTTCTTTGCCCCTAACGAGGACGACTGCTTCCTTCAGGTCAGAAAGCTCTTATCCTATCTTCCCAGCAACAACATGGAAGAACCCCCCTTCGTCGATACCGGCGACGACCCCGAAAGGATAGACATGGGCTTGAGGGAGATCGTGCCGACCAATCCGAACAAGGGCTACGACGTTAAAGACGTCATAGGACG is a window from the Acetomicrobium flavidum genome containing:
- the mce gene encoding methylmalonyl-CoA epimerase, producing the protein MKVVGVDHIGIAVKSIDEALKFWEDALGIKCTGREEVEEQKVITAFLPLGGTEIELLEPTSPDSPISKFIENRGEGIHHLALRVEDIETALKELKDKGLRLIDEKPRCGAGGARIAFVHPKATGGILLEISQR
- a CDS encoding acyl-CoA carboxylase subunit beta, translating into MAEKTIDQLCEELMARKERVLYPEGKEAVERQHKRGKLTARERIDKLLDPGSFVEFDEHVEHRCSLFGMEGRKIPGDGVVTGYGTIEGRPVYVFSQDFMVMGGSLGEMHAKKICKVLDMALLNGAPVIGINDSGGARIQEGVDSLSGYGNIFFRNVKASGIIPQISIIAGPSAGGAVYSPALMDFIFMVDKIGIMHITGPAVIKAVTGEDVTSEEIGGAMTHNQKSGVAHFFAPNEDDCFLQVRKLLSYLPSNNMEEPPFVDTGDDPERIDMGLREIVPTNPNKGYDVKDVIGRVVDNAEFLEVQPYWAQNIVTGFARIGGRVIGIIANQARHLAGCLDIDASDKASRFIRICDAYNIPVVNFVDVPGYLPGKTQELGGIIRHGAKMLYAYSEATVPKITVILRKAYGGSYLGMCSKDLGADVVLAWPQAEIAVMGAEGAANIVFKKEIEQAEDKEAVRRQKIEEYQEAFANPYVAASRGFVDRVIFPEETRREIYRALLISETKRELRPKRKHGIMPN